TCGGCATTTTGATGGATTTCCTGCATTTATCATCCGCTTCCATCTGGGTCGGCGGAATAGCGGCACTCGTTTTGCTGCTCGCAAACGAATGGAAGCAGCCTGACAAAACGCTCGCATGGGAAACGGTAAGCCGGTTCTCTCCATGGGCGCTTACTGCGGTCGGCGTCATTTTGTTTTCAGGCTTGCTTAATGGATTTTTCATCATACGTTCGATGGATTCGCTGTTCCACACAGCGTACGGCCAAGCTCTTTTAGTGAAAAGCGGACTGTTTGTGTTGATGCTGGCCTTAGGCGCGGTTCATTTTCTGCTCACCAGAAAACAGCGCCGCGCAGGAATCAGCCGGACGGTGAAAGCGGAATGGGCAATCGGCATCGCTGTATTGATCACAGCGGCCGTGTTTACCAGCCTGCCGAGCCCGCCTGAGCCCGGGCCGGAACCGTTCTACCAAACCAAAGCGATTGGGAACGGGCAAAGCGTTTCTCTCAGCATCAGTCCGAATCAGCCAGGCAAAAACGTATTTGATCTGCGAGTCACCGACCATAACGGCGACCCGGTGAAAAACATCCAGCAAATCACGTTAACCGTTTATAAAACAGGTCTGTCAGGCAGCGAAAACAAAAACACCTTTCAATTAAAAGAGAAAGAAAATGGCGTCTTCCAGGATGAAAATCTGTCCATTAATGAAAAAGGAAACTGGAAGATCAAAGTCCACGGTTTGACCGGTGACTTTAACGAAATCAATATCATGTTTACAAAAACCAATTAAAGGAGTGTTTTATGTTGTTTAAAAAAATCGCATGTACACTATGTTCAGCTATTGTCGGCTCACTTTTATTCTTTACGGCCTCTGCCAGCGCGCACGTTACTGTAAAGCCCGCTGAATCCGCTGCAGGCTCATGGGAAACCTATACAATGAAGGTTCCTTCTGAAAAAAACCTGCCGACAACAAAGGTTGTCCTCAAAATGCCGAAGGATGTTGAGTTCCAACAATACGAGCCGATTCCAGGCTGGAAGGTATCTACCCAGAAACACGATGATCAATCAGTTTCTGTCACATGGGAAGCAACTGACGGCGGCATTCAGGAAGGACAGTTCCAGCGGTTTACCTTTGTTGCCAAAAACCCTGATAAAGCGGATGAAGCCGCTTGGGACGCATATCAATATTACAAAGACGGCAGCATTGTCGAGTGGACGGGTGACGAAAATGCCGATACGCCTCATTCCATTACACATATTACCGCCGCAAAGCAAGTAACAGATGAGCACGGCGCCACGAAAACGGAAGACGATTCCAAGGACACAGGCTCTTCGGCTCTCGACATCACAGCGATTGTGCTGTCTGCTGCAGCCATTATTTTATCTGTGGCAGCGCTTGTAAAGAAAAAGCGCGCCTAATGAAAAAAAGCGATCCAGAAGTATTTCTGGGTCGCTTTTTTGATTTATCCGCGTCCTGCCTGGAAGGAAGGATATTGTGTCATGCCGCCGTCCGCGAATAACGTGATGCCTGTGACGTAGCTTGATTCCTTCGAAGCAAGCCATACCGCTACTGCGGCGATTTCCTCCGGTTCGCCGATGTATCCCATCGGAATCATGCTTTCAACATCTGCTTTCTGTTTAGGGTCAGCGAATTTTTCGGCATTGATTGGCGTGTTGATCGCGCCCGGACCAATATTATTGACACGAATTCCCTTCGGCGCGTACTCCAACGCTAACGTTTCCGTCATTAGCTTAATCCCGCCTTTACTAGCCGCATAGTGGACAAATAACGGCCACGGAATCACTTCATGCACACTGGACATGTTGATGACATTTCCCTTGATTTCGTGTTCTACGAAATATTTAATCGCTTCCCTGCTTCCTAAAAAAGCGCCGGTTAAGTTCGTGCTGATGACTTTATCCCAATCCTTCAGCGGCATTTCGTGAGAGGGGACAGGATTTTCAAGACCTGCATTATTAATCATAATATCGAGTGTGCCGAACTCTTTAATGGCAGTTTGCACAATATGTTTTACATCTTCCTCTTTCGTGACATCACCTTGGACAATAACGGCTTCACCGCCCGCCTTGACGACCGCTTCTTTTACCTCGTTTGGATCCTGCTTGTTACTGTAGTAGTTGATCACCACTTTTGCTTGCTCCTTGCCAAAGCGAATGGCCATGGCTTTCCCAAGACCCGATGCGGCTCCTGTAATGGCAACGACTTTCCCTTTTAAATCCGGATACATCTTTATCTTCCTCCAATTGTTATGAATTTGTTTTGGCGATTCCTAAAAATATGGCTGCCGCAATAATCAGGGCAATCCCAATTCCAATCCCTATAAGCTGGCGTTTTGTTTTCTTTTCACGCAGGATGAATATGCCGCCAAGCGTTGAAATGACAATTCCCATTTGTGAGAGGGAAAAGCTTGTCGCGACACCGACCTTCGGCTGAGAAATAAACAAAAACATATTTCCGCCTGCCCAGATTAAACCCGGGAGGATATTTCTGACTGCATATTTGTTAAAGGGTTTGTGCTTGTAGGTTAAAGCAAGTCCCCCGATTACCATCCCGATCGCCTGCGGCAAAAGAGCCGACCAGCCCGACACGTTGAACAACCTGGCAACGACCACATAGACCAAATAACCAAGCGTTGAGACAAGAAGAATCAATATGCCCTTTTTTAAATTGCTTGGCTCTCCCTCTTTTTTGCCTTTCTTATCTTCCAATGACGCGAGAATGATTCCCACGATGATAAAGATCAGAGCGAGAATGCCAAGCGTAATCGCAATTGGTGTAGACCATTCGCGAAATACAATCACACCAAACAGCGAGGTTGAAACGAGCTGCATTCCGGTGGAAATCGGCATTGTTTTGGACACACCCATCAATTCAATGCTTTTCAGCTGGTTTGCCTGTCCAAGAGACCAAAATAACCCGGATACGATTCCGACAATAAAAATACGCAGTGACAGAGCGGGCTGAACAAAAAAGTAAATGACGATAGACACAATGAGCGCCCCGATCGTCGTTCCGAGAGTCTGGCTGTACGGCCCGCCGCCTAATTTCACATTGAAGAGAACAATGCTCCCCCAAAACAAAGCCGGGAGAAGAGCCAATAATAAATCCATTGTTGGGGAACCTTCTTTCAAAATGTATTTGCTGTTATTTTGGCTGGAATTGTTGTGATTATTCGCCGGAACACAAAAAGAGCTGCCGGAAGATCCGGCAGCTCTAGGAGCTTGCATTTTATTACAAACCGATGGACATATATTTTGTTTCAAGGTAAGGTTCGATGCCTTCCGAACCGCCTTCGCGGCCGATTCCGCTTTCTTTCATTCCGCCGAATGGCGCTTGAACCGCTGACGGCCCGCCATCATTCCAGCCAATAATGCCGTACTCGAGATTCTCGGAAATATAGATGCCGCGGCGGTAGTTTTCTGTGAAGAAGTAAGCAGCCAAGCCGTACGGGGTATCGTTGGCAAGCTCAATCGCTTCATCAATATCAGAAAATGTGACGATCGGTGCAACCGGGCCGAATGTTTCCTCATGCATGATATTCATTGACGTATCCACATCGGTGAGCACTGTCGGGTTGACGAAGTAGCAGCCTTTGTCATCGTTTCGGTCATACGTGCCCCCTGCAAGAACCTTCGCTCCTTTTTCAACAGCATCATCAATTTGGCTGACGATTTTTTCAAAGCCTCTTTTGTTGATGATCGGGCCGACATTGACGCCTTCTTCAAGTCCATTTCCGACTTTCAGCTTAGACACTTGCTCGCTCAGTTTCGCAGCAAATTCATCTTTGATGGATTCATGAACGATCAGGCGGTTGGCACATACACAGGTTTGGCCCGCGTTGCGGTATTTGGACACCATCGCTTGTTCAACGGCAAGATCAATATTTGCATCCTCATCCACGATCAGCGGTGCATGTCCGCCGAGCTCCATAGAGAGATGTTTCACGGTGTCCGCACTGTTTTTCATGAGGATTTTCCCGACCGGCGTTGATCCTGTGAACGTGATTTTGCGGATTTTTGGACTGCTTGTGAACACGTTCCCGATTTCTTCGCCGTCGCCAATGACAACCTGCAGAACATCTTTTGGAATGCCCGCTTCATATGCGAGCCGCGCAAGCTCATAGGCAGACAGCGGTGTGTCCGGTGCCGGCTTGATGATAAACGTACAGCCGGCGGCAAGAGCAGGCGCCGCTTTGCGTGTAATCATCGCATTCGGAAAATTCCATGGCGTGATGGCAGCAACCGGGCCGACTGGCTGGCGTGTGACGACAATTCGTTTGCCGGTTGTCGGAGCAGGAACCGTTCTTCCGTATACACGCTTCGCTTCCTCTGCGAACCATTCGATATAACCTGCGCCATATAGGACCTCGCCGACCGCTTCCTGATACGGTTTTCCGTTTTCCTTTGTAATTACATTTGCAAGTTCTTCTTTATGTTCAACAATCAGCTCATACCATCTTTTCAAAAGAGACGCTCTTTCATTCGCTGATGTTTTGGACCACGTTTTAAACGCTTGATGTGAACGTTCAATGGCTTCTTCTACTTCTTGGGCGGATTGCTGGGGAATCGTTTTGATCTCCTCGCCCGTAGCCGGGTTGTAGACCGTTAATTGATCTGGCATATTGAACATTCCTTTCTGTTTTATGATTACTTAAAATGATAGCAGACCCAGCCGTTTTCTTTCCAATGATTACGCTCGCAGGCCCGCCTCCAAGATGCTGAGCCCTTCATTCAGAAGGCTGTCTGAGATGACGAGCGGCGTCAGAAAGCGAATCATATTGATTCCCGCTGTCAGCAAAAGCAATCCGTTTTGATTCGCATACGCCGCAATCCCTGCCGCTTTCGCCTTATCAGGCTCTCGCGTGTCCAGATCCTTGACGATTTGATTGCCGCCATTGCCCCGAGTCTCCCGGATATCACCGATGACGGGGATTCTCGCTTCCATTCATATGCCTTTCTTTGAATCATTTTGCCAATTTCTTCAGATCCCTCATTCAGCCCTTCTTCTTCAATGATATCCAAAACAGCTAAAGCCGCCGCACACCCGAGCGGGCTGCCTCAATACGTGCCGCCCAGCTCCCCGGGCGCCGCCGCATCAAGCAGTTCCGCACGGCCGATCACACCGCTTAACGGGAGGCCCGCCGCTAGTGATTTAGAAACCGTGATCATATCAGGAACAACATCAAAATGTTCAATGGCGAAATAAGTGCCTGTTCTGGCAAAACCGGTTTGAATTTCATCAGCTATATGGTTTTGCCGCCGGAGCTATTGCGGACATATAAACAGCGGGGCTATGATTTGCAGACATGCTCCTCGCTTACGCAGCGCGCCCTGCAGGAATTTATCGAATCCGGAGAAAATATCAGAAGCATATTAAGAAAATGAAGCAGCATTATAAAGAAAAGAGAGAGCGCCTGATCACCGCTTTAGAAACAAAGTTCAGAGGAGAGGTATCCGTACAAGGGGCAAATGCGGGACTGCATTTCATCACCGAATTTCATACAAGCCGCACCGAACAAGACATCATGGCACATGCCGCCGGCCAGCAGCTCGAAATCTTCGGAATGAGCCGGTTTGGCTTGAAGGAAAACAAGCGGCAAACAGGCCGGCCCGCTCTGATTATCGGCTTCGCGCGATTGAAGGAAGAAGACATTCAAGAGGGTGTCGAGAGGCTGTTCCGTACTGTTTACGGGCATAAAAAAATCCCCGGTACAGGGGATTGATTCACCAGCGGTCCTGGTCCACATTCAGTACGGCTTCAAGCAGGCCGGGAAACGCCTTTTCAAGGTCTTCAGCACGAAGCGAATAATACCGGCGCTTCCCTTCTATCCGAACTTGAGCGATGCCTGATTCTCTCAGTACTTTAAAATGATGCGACAAGGTCGACTTGGCAACCTGTACATCCGCACAGGTGCCGCACGTTTTTTCTTTCGCTTCAGCTAATTGCTTGACGAGCTCTAAACGAAGCGGATCACTCAGTGCGTGAAGAACCTTTGTCAACTGCAACGTTTCTGTTTCTGGATGGTTTGGAATGTTCATGACACAAATGTATCACACAACAATTAGAATGACAATTTTACTATTTGAGGGTTTTTCCTTTACCTCATTTTGAATACATGATACAGTTAGTTCGATGAAATTCGAACAATAAAATCAGCATAACGATGGAGGAGATTGACATGATCGTATTACAAGCTTACATCAAAGTAAAACCAGAAAAACGCGAGGAATTTTTGAACGAGGCGCAATCGCTTGTTGAGCATTCAAGAGCTGAGGAAGGCAACGCGCAATACGACCTATTTGAAAAAGTGGGCGAAGAAAATACATTTGTGATGCTTGAGCAATGGAAAGATGAAGCGGCGATGAAATTCCACAATGAAACTGCGCATTTCCAAGGATTTGTCGCAAAAGGAAAAGAACTGCTGAGCGCTCCTCTTGATGTTGTCCGCACAGAACTTAGCGAGTAAAGAAAGGGTGTCCCATATGAATGAAGTCATTAAATCATTAACAGACCACCGTTCGATTCGCAGCTATACAGATGAGCCTGTATCCCAGGAACAATTGGACCACATCATTCAAGCGGTGCAAGCAGCCCCAACTTCGATCAACGGACAGCAAGTGACTGTGATCACAGTGCAGGATAAAGAACGCAAAAAGAAAATCTCCGAGCTGGCAGGCGGACAGCCTTGGATTGATCAGGCTCCTGTTTTCCTTCTGTTCTGCGCAGACTTCAACCGGGCTAAAATCGCGCTTGAAGATCTGCATGATTTCAATATGGAGATCACAAACGGTTTGGAATCTGTTCTTGTCGGCGCCGTAGACGCTGGTATCGCCCTTGGCACAGCGACAGCAGCTGCCGAATCCCTCGGATTGGGCACGGTACCGATCGGCGCGGTTCGCGGAAACCCTCAAGAGCTGATTGAACTGCTTGAGCTTCCAAAATACGTGTTCCCTGTATCCGGTCTTGTCATCGGCCATCCCGCAGACCGTTCGGCGAAAAAACCGCGTCTTCCACAGGAAGCCGTCAATCATCAGGAAACCTATTTGACTCAAGATGAGCTGACGTCCCACATCCAGACATATGACGAGACGATGTCTGAATATATGAAAGAGCGGACAAACGGAAAAGAAACAAGAAACTGGTCACAGGGCATCGCATCCTATTATGAGCGCCTGTACTATCCACACATCCGTGAAATGCTTGAAAAACAAGGATTTAAAGTTGAAAAATAAGCCTCACCCGGCCTGTCGGATTTTCCGGCGGGCCTTTTGATTGTCCGGTTAAAATCCATTGACTTCTATTTCGTTTATTTGGTAAAATTTTTTCATTGTTACTCATTGGTTTTGTGTGAACCAATGGGTTTTCTAATGTTCAGGAAAGAAGGAAGCCATGAGATGCTTGATAAAAAAACAGATATCTTGTTAGCTGCGAGAAAGCTGTTTTCGGAGAAGGATTTTACGTCAGTTTCCATGCAGGCGATCGCAGAAGAATGTAAGATGTCAAAAGCTTCGATATATAAGCTGTTTCAGTCTAAGGAAGATCTGCTTTTAGAGCTGCTGGCATTTAACCAGAAGCAAATGGTGGCGGCGGCCTCAAGACTTCAGGAAAATACCGAGCTGACACCGGAGGAGCGTTTGATGCAAAAGGTCAAAATGGAGCTGGAAGGCTTTAGGCGGAATCAGCAATTTTTCAATATGCTGACCTACGGAGACCCCAAGCTGCATAATAACCGGGTCAAACAGCATATCCATCAGACCAGATCAACGATTATCCGCTGGCACCGCGATTCGCTGATTCAGGCATATGGAGAAACCATTCTCCCGTTCGTGTGGGATTTGGTCATCATTCTTCACGGCATGATGCGTGAGTTTGTCATGCTGATCAAAATAGAGGAAAAACCGCTTGAGCTTGACCCAATCGCAGCGTTTATCATCAGCACCCTCAATCAGCTTGTCAAAAACAAGGAAACCCGGAAGTCTCTCCTTCCTCCAGAAGCCATCGAGCTTTATATTCATTCAGCATCCTCCTGCAAACCAAAGGATAAATCAGCCCTGTTGTCGGAAACCCTGAAAGAATTACACCAAGGCATCTCTTCCCTGCCCGCCGCGGACTATGACGTAGATGAATTGACATCCGCAGCCGCCATGCTGGAAGAAGAAGCGAAGAAGGAAGAACCCCGCGCTTTTTTGCTCAAATCACTGATTGGCTATCTGGAACAAACCGGTGTTTTAACACAGCCCGTTTCGATGTTAAAAACACTGTTAATTACGTAAAGAAAAGAAGGGATATGTATTGGAAAAAAGTATTGCACCAAAACCTTTTAACCGTTCTATCATTGTCGGCATTTTATTAGCCGGGGCGTTTGTCGCGATCTTGAATCAGACGCTGTTAATTACCGCGCTTCCCCATATTATGAGGGAATTCAATGTAGATGCCAACCAAGCGCAATGGCTGACAACTTCATTTATGTTAACAAACGGGATTTTAATTCCGATCACCGCGTTTTTAATTGAGAAATTCACGAGCCGGACGCTGCTCATTACAGCAATGAGCATTTTTACTGCCGGAACAGTTGTCGGAGCGTTCGCGCCGAACTTTCCGGTTCTTCTGACAGCGCGTATCATTCAAGCAGCTGGTGCCGGTATTATGATGCCGCTCATGCAGACCGTATTTTTGACAATCTTTCCGATTGAAAAGCGCGGCCAAGCGATGGGTATGGTCGGATTGGTCATCTCGTTCGCGCCTGCGATCGGACCAACGCTTTCCGGATGGGCAGTCGAAGCTTTCTCTTGGAGATCTCTGTTTTATATCATTCTTCCATTTGCTGTGATTGATTTGCTTCTTGCCAGCATCCTAATGAAGAACGTGACGACTTTAAGAAAGACACAGATTGATATTTTATCAGTCATCCTATCGACATTTGGATTCGGCGGCCTTCTGTACGGCTTCTCAAGCGTCGGCTCTTACGGCTGGACCAGTTCAACCGTCTTGATTTCACTGCTGGTGGGTGTCGTCGCACTGATCTTGTTTATTACGAGACAAATGAAGCTTGAAAAACCGATGCTGGAATTCCGCGTCTTCACGTTTGGCGTGTTCAGCTTAACAACACTGCTTGGAACGCTTGTCTTTGCACTATTGATCGGTACGGAAACCATCCTGCCGCTTTATACACAAAACGTCAGAGACGTCACAGCTTTTGATACAGGACTCATGCTTCTTCCGGGAGCCATTGTGATGGGCTTCATGTCACCGATCATCGGCAGAATCTTTGACCGTGTCGGCGGAAGAGGGCTGGCGATCGCCGGTTTCTGCATCATCTTCCTGACATCGCTGCCGTTTATGCAGCTGACCGACCATACGTCACTCGCTTGGATTGTTGTGTTGTATACCGTTCGTCTCTTAGGTACCGCCATGATCATGATGCCGGTGACCACTGCCGGAATCAACGCGTTGCCGCGCCACCTGATCCCGCACGGAACAGCGATGAACAACACCATCCGCCAAGTCGGCGGCTCGATCGGAACCGCACTATTGGTATCCGTCATGAGCAACCAAGCGGCACACGCAGGCACGACAAATGCGAAACACGCAGCCCTGCACGGCATGAACGCCGCATTTCTTGTGGCAGCCTGCATCGCGCTTGCCGGCTTCCTTCTCTCTTTTACATTAAAGAAACCTCAGCGCCCTGCCGAACAGCAGCCGGCACGCTGATCCATAAAAAAAGAGCCCCGCTTTTAAGCGGAGGCTCATTTTTTTACTTCTCTAAACCGTCTTTCACTTCTTTAATCATTTGCGTCATAGACTCAAGTCCGCCTCCTGATAAGTACCAAGTAGCAGAATCAAGGTAAACGACGTGATCATTTTTCACTGCGTTTACGTTTTTCACATAATCGTTTTCAACGACTTGTTTTGTAGATGATGTTTCTCCGATCGCTGTGCCGCGGTCAATGACAAACAGATAATCCGGGTTCGTTTTTGAAATGTACTCATAAGAAACGCTTTGTCCGTGAGTAGACGCTTTGATGTTTTTATCAGCCGGTGTCACGCCGAATACGTCGTGAATCAAGCCGTATCTTGATTTAGAACCGAACGCGCTGATTTTTCCGTCGTTCGCCATGATGACAAGACCGTTTTTGTTAAGCTTTTCAGCTGTTTTCTTAAGGTCTGCAATTGAGCTATCAATTGTTGCAAGTTCATCTTTCACTTCATCTTCTTTATCAAAGATCTTACCGATTGTTTCCGCGTCTGACTTAAATGACTCCATGTATTTCGCTGTGTCCACGCCAAGGTAAATCGTCGGCGCGATATCAGAGAATTCTTTGTATGACTCAGATTGTCTTCCTGAAATAATGATCAGGTCAGGGTCTATTTCAGCCACTTTTTCAAAGTCAGGCTCTTTTAAGCTTCCCACATCAGCATATTTGTCATCTTTGAATTGGGACAGATACTTAGGAAGGGCTTGTTTCGGCAGGCCCGCCACTTTATCATCAAGACCGAGTTTATCTAACGTATCTAAGCTTCCAAAATCAAATACGACGACTTTTTTAGGATTCTTTGGCACTTTTGTGCCGTCTTTATCCAGCTGGTGTTTCACTGTGATTTGTTCATTCTTTGAATCAGAACCTTTGCTGCTGCTTGTGCTTTGGTTTCCGCATGCGGAAATGACAACTGCCGTTACCAACGCGATGAATAGTAATGCGAACTTTTTCATGCTCCTCACCTCTTCTATATATTAAGAAAAATAAACACCTATTCTTTGATGATCAATTGTCTGAATCGGGATGGTCATATCGTAAATTTCCTCAAGCACAGAGGTTTCAATAATCTCCTCAGGCGGCCCCTCTTTTACGATTCGGCCGTTCTTCAAGGCCACGATATGATCGGAGTAGACGGATGCGAAGTTGATATCATGAATCACAATCACGATTGTTTTTCCTAGCTCCTCTACCAGCCGTTTCAGCAGTTTCATAATTTCAACTGAATGTTTCATATCCAGGTTGTTCAGCGGCTCATCCAGAAAAATATAATCGGTGTCCTGGGCAATGACCATTGCGATAAATGCCCTTTGGCACTGTCCGCCGCTCAGCTGATCCAGATATTTGTCCTGAATGTCTTCCAGCTTCATATAGCCGAGCGCCTGGTTGATATGAACCCAGTCATCCTCTGTCAGCCGGCCTTGTGAGTACGGAAATCTGCCGAAGCTGACAAGATCTTTGATGGTGAGCCTAATGTTGATTTGGTTCGCCTGCTTCAAAATGCTCATTTTTTTAGCAAGCTCTTTACTGTCGCAGGATCCAATCTCTTGGCCGTCTATGAAAATCTCGCCGGAGTCTTTTTTGATCAGGCGGCTCATCAAAGACAGCAGCGTGCTTTTGCCAGCGCCGTTAGGCCCGATAAACGAGGTGATTTTGCCTTTTTGAATCGTGACTGACGTCTCTTCAAGGACAACTTTCCCCCCATATTGTTTGCTTACTTTTTTGACCTCTACCATGATTTATTCTCCTTTAACAGCAAGTAGATAAAATAAATCCCGCCGGCAAAATTGATAATGACGCTCAGCGTCGTTGAGAAGGTAAATACTTTCTCAACCACAAACTGTCCTCCCACCAGCGCGATGATGCTGATCAAGACGGAGCCTGCGATTAAGTATGAGTGCTTATATGTATTCAAGAATTCTCTCGCCAGGTTGACGACAAGAAGCCCTAAAAACATAATTGGCCCGACTAGCGCTGTTGAAACAGAAACAAGGATCGCAACCACGACCAGCATCTGCTTCACCACTTTGTCGTAGTCAATGCCCAAATTCACGGCGTGCTCGCGACCGAGCGACAGCACGTCAAAAAACTTCGTAAAACGCCAGACATAAACGCCTGTCAGCAGGAAGATGATGAACGCAAGCCATAACAAATCCGTATTAATGTTGTTAAAGCTGGCAAACATCTTGTCCTGCACAACTTGAAACTCATTCGGGTCAATCAGCATCTGCATAAAGGAAGACAGGCTGCCAAACAGCGTGCCAAACACGATGCCGACGAGCAGAAGGAAAAAGATATTTCTCCCCTCTCCCTTGAACATGAGCTGATACAAAACTAGAGAAAACACGATCATCAGC
The Bacillus vallismortis genome window above contains:
- the yclO gene encoding petrobactin ABC transporter permease YclO translates to MRNQVKIALLVGLSIVCIGLFLFYDVGNWDYTLPRRIKKVAAIVLTGGAIAFSTMIFQTITNNRILTPGILGLDSLYMLIQTGIIFLFGSANMVIMNKNMNFIISVLLMIVFSLVLYQLMFKGEGRNIFFLLLVGIVFGTLFGSLSSFMQMLIDPNEFQVVQDKMFASFNNINTDLLWLAFIIFLLTGVYVWRFTKFFDVLSLGREHAVNLGIDYDKVVKQMLVVVAILVSVSTALVGPIMFLGLLVVNLAREFLNTYKHSYLIAGSVLISIIALVGGQFVVEKVFTFSTTLSVIINFAGGIYFIYLLLKENKSW